The following coding sequences lie in one Mercenaria mercenaria strain notata chromosome 5, MADL_Memer_1, whole genome shotgun sequence genomic window:
- the LOC123556794 gene encoding small ubiquitin-related modifier 3-like yields the protein MSEDNQQKKDDVKNETEHINLKVTGQDGSVVHFKIKRNTPLRKLMSAYCDRAGLKLGVVRFRFDGNPINETDTPHGLDMEDGDSIDVFQQQTGGSSLL from the exons atgtctgaagaTAACCAACAAAAGAAG GACGATGTCAAGAATGAAACAGAACATATAAATCTCAAAGTTACAGGACAAGATGGTAGTGTTGTACATTTCAAGATCAAAAGGAACACACCTCTCCGCAAACTCATGTCAGCATACTGTGATAGAGCT GGTCTTAAACTTGGTGTTGTCAGGTTTAGGTTTGATGGTAATCCTATAAATGAAACAGATACACCTCATGGG CTTGATATGGAAGATGGGGATTCAATAGATGTGTTTCAACAACAGACAGGAGGTTCATCGTTACTATGA